A stretch of the Lolium perenne isolate Kyuss_39 chromosome 3, Kyuss_2.0, whole genome shotgun sequence genome encodes the following:
- the LOC139838103 gene encoding uncharacterized protein — MQFSLSNKRTAKEAWDAIAAARIGSDRARKSTLQALRKEWENLAFKPGEDVDDFALRLNTLLQKMVQFGDDTYDEERAVEKLFRCIPEKYKQMARSIESLLDLSTMTIEEAIGRLKVVDTDEPQPLSWPITIDGKLLLTREQWDSCHGDMKKGESSSKPGGRKRGKPRKDAQAGVQGLADDDARGGVQGGAAGRHKPAPDDTCHNCGRLGHWARECRQPRRGQAHVA; from the coding sequence ATGCAGTTCTCGCTTTCCAACAAGCGGACTGCCAAGGAGGCTTGGGATGCCATCGCTGCGGCACGCATCGGCAGTGACCGTGCTCGCAAGTCGACACTGCAGGCACTTCGCAAGGAGTGGGAGAACCTGGCTTTCAAGCCAGGGGAGGACGTCGATGACTTTGCTCTCCGTCTCAACACTCTGTTGCAGAAGATGGTGCAGTTCGGTGATGACACCTACGACGAGGAGAGAGCTGTCGAGAAGCTCTTTCGCTGCATCCCCGAGAAGTACAAGCAGATGGCTCGCTCGATCGAGTCTCTGCTGGACCTCTCTACGATGACGATCGAGGAGGCGATAGGTCGCCTCAAGGTCGTCGACACCGACGAGCCACAGCCTCTCTCGTGGCCCATCACCATTGACGGGAAGCTACTTCTCACTCGGGAGCAGTGGGATTCCTGCCACGGTGACATGAAGAAGGGGGAGTCCTCTTCCAAGCCAGGCGGCCGCAAGCGTGGCAAGCCGCGCAAAGACGCCCAGGCCGGGGTGCAAGGACTTGCCGACGATGATGCCCGCGGAGGTGTCCAGGGAGGTGCCGCCGGCAGGCACAAGCCGGCACCAGACGACACCTGCCACAACTGTGGCCGGCTTGGCCATTGGGCCAGGGAGTGTCGGCAGCCACGACGCGGCCAGGCCCACGTCGcatag